From the genome of Candidatus Defluviilinea proxima:
TGTTCTTTGACCGATATGTGGTCTATGACGGGAAACTTGTCAGTGTGGAATTGATTACAGGTATGCTTGAAGATTACTCACGTCCGCGTATAATGAATGAACAGGAACGCGCGGAGTTTTTGAATGAATACTTTTACTACAGTGGCTGGACTCAACTGGCTCCCACGCCAACCCCCAGCATCACTCCGACGCTGACGCCATTGGCTGTTCCTTAGAATATTTCCGTCCTGAACGAAGTCGAAGGACGCTCAGCGCGATAGTAACTACGACAAGGAGACACACCATGACCATCTACGACATTTCCCTGACGATCTCTCCAACTCTCCCCACTTGGCCTGGCGACCCGGGACTCGAGCTCAAACAATTCGAATCCATGGACAAGGGTTCAGGGACGAATTGCACAAGCATTAGCACCAGTGTTCACCTCGGCACACATGTGGATGCGCCACATCACTTTCTCAATGACGGTCGCACTGTTGAGCAGTTACCGCTCGAAGTGTTGACGGGTCCCTGTTACGTGGTGCAGTTACCGGACGGTGTCGAGGCGATCTCGTCGGATGTGTTGGAACGAGTGGAGATCGCGCCCGATATGAAACGTATTCTGTTTGGGACGAGTAATTCTCATTTTTGGGCGAAGGGTGTATCCGAGTTTCAAACCGATTACGTAGCGATCAGTGAAGACGGAGCAGAATGGTTGGTGAAACATGGCGTGCAATTGGTGGGCGTGGATTACCTGTCTGTTGCGCCGTATGGTGATTCAAGGCCGACACATGAAGTGTTGTTGAAGGCGGGCGTTGTGGTGGTGGAAGGATTGAATCTCTCGAACGTAATGCGTGGATTCTATGACTTGTATTGCCTGCCGCTCAAGATCGCTGGTTCTGACGGTGCGCCTGCTCGTGCGATCCTGATTCAGTCATGATGTTAAAACGGTCACTCTGACGGTTGTAGAGGTAAGATTCTCCTGCATTTCAAAATATAAGGTGGAGGAATCATGGACGGAGAACGCAAGTATTTCGGTATGACAATGATGCAAGTTGGCATCATTGTGGGTATGGTGGGGCTATTGTGTTTGATCCTTGGCGTTGGCGGTTGGTTTGTGTTGAGGAATTTAGAGGCGGCGGGGCTGCACCGATTGCACAAGTTCCTCCAACAGTCCAACCGACGGTCACACCTCTTATCGTGATGTCGCCAACGGCAGAGGTTACGCCCACGTTGACGCCGATCCCTTATGAGCAATTAATCCCTGCTGATTGGAAGCAATTCAAAACCCCGCTGGTTGAGATCTGGTTGCCGAAGAATTTCAAACTAGCAGATAAAAAGACGGTGAACAATACGGCCGCTTTCTCAGGATCTGAGTTGCTTATTACCGAGATCCCGAGCAAATCCTCAGCCTATAACATGCTTGTCAATGTTTCATACGAACTCATGACGGGCGATTCGTTGGATACATTTGTCCGTGACCAATTCCCGACCCTTCCCTATCAAGCGCATGTATCAGATTATCAGACGGTTTACGTGAACACGGTCGAAGGACGGAAGATCACCATCGAATTGCGCGTCAACAACATTGACGTCAACGATATGGTGTATGTTTTTCAAGATGGGAACACGGTCTGGTACGTGCAATACATGGCCCAGATCTCAGAGTTCTATGATAATCTGGCAGTCTTTGAACAAAGCGTTAAAACATTCCGCCCAACGAAATACTAAAACGATATTCAAAGCTTACAGGCCGTGTCAATTTGACACGGCCTGTCGATTTTAAGATGAGATAAAGCTCAATCAAAATAAATATTCAGGTCCGAACAATCGAATCGATTCCCGCAGTTGGGACAGCTCACTTTGCAGTTCTTCTCGTGCATTTCGGTGCCGCATTTGTCACAGATGAAGATGCGCTTCTCGTCCCATTTCACAGGCTTCAGTAATTTCAGGTCGAACGCGGCCATTCTCTTTTCCCCGAGACGTTCCAATTCTTTTATCGCAGTTTCCACGTCTTTTTTTAATTCCCCAACATGAACGCCCTGGCACACGAACGGAATGTCCGTGAACCATTTTTTGCTTCGCTCATATACTTTGACCGCGCCGTGATAATTTCCGCGTGTGATGTGCAGATAAGTGACCGCTATCTGCAACAAGCCGCGATATAGGTTCTTGATCGTCCCTTCTTCAGCGTTCCATGCGTCTTCAAGCGCTTCGTGTGCTTCAAAGTATTCCCCTGCATTGAACAGGCGGAGTCCCTCTTTGGCTTGCGGATGGAGTTGGCTGGTGCAATCGCTCATGGGTCGAGAGTATATCACGCTGAAAATTGCCGTATCATCTCCTTCTGTGGAGGGGTTCGGGCTTTTTTGCCCGATGGTACAATTTTTCTCGATCATATGCGTGCCTTATTTGAAAAAAAGTATTGGGTACTGTTGATTTCCATCCTTGCGTTGGGGGCTTTGACCGCGCTCTCTGTCAGCCTGAAAAATGTTTCTTTTAAAGATGCCCAGCCCATCGGTCGGGAAGAGGCGGATGCATTTGATGCCAGTGCAAAGGTCGCTGTTGAGTCCCTGCCTGAAGTGTCGCTTCAGTCCCAGGTCATCCTTTGGATCTTGATCGCTTTGTTGGTGGTGTTGGTGGGGGTGTTGCTATCCCCTGAGACACGTAAGAAGTTATTGCGTCTTTTGTTTCGTATCGCGTTCTCGTATTGGGCGTTGTATTTTCTTTTTAAACGTTACCCTGAGGCGCTCTCTGCGTTGAATCTAAATCTTTGGGGCAATGCTGAAACTCGCAAGGATGATGCGCTGGCCAATATCCCGCCCCCGGTCTTTACACCTCCACAACAAACTCCTTTGCTTTCTTATGTCATGAGCCTGTTGATCGTTCTGGGCGCGTTATGGTTGCTGTGGAAGTTTTATCGTGTATGGGCAGATCTACGACTCGCAAAATCCAGCCCGTTGCAGGAAATCGCTCGTATCGCACATTCGTCGTTGCGTGATCTTTCAAATGGACGTGAATCGACCGATGTGATCTTGAATTGTTATTTCCGTATGAGCGATGTGGTGGCGGATAAAAAGAGTATTCACCGAATGGCATCCATGACGCCTGCGGAATTTGCCGCGCGGCTTGAAAATTCAGGTTTGCCCGGTGAGCCTGTTCAAAACCTGACGCGCTTATTCGAGAGTGTTCGTTATGGCTCCCGTAAAGCTGGGCCCAAAGAGACGAACGAAGCGGTAGCATGCCTCACGACCATTTTGCAGTATTGTGGGGAACCCATATGAAAACATATCGCTACCTTATCATGGCTGGCATTTTGGCTATTGCGCTTGCATTGGCTTTCCCGTTGCGCGATACCGTATATCGAGTTGTCATCGTTCCGCTCGCGTATATGCTTTGGGTGTTGGGACTTGTATATCATTCTGTGAGTCAGTTGCTGTGGTGGTTTGTTGTTTTGGTAGTCGTTTTGATGATCCTCTCGCGGAGCCTTGTTGCACAGATCAAGCTCGATGAGCGGACATTTCTCAAGCCCAAGCCTGTTGTGGGGCAAGTGGAGAGTCTCTCGCTTTCGATAAAGAAAGCTGAAAAAGGGATTTACTTCAAGTGGCTGATCGCCAACCGCCTCGGCAAACTTGCCTCTCGCATCCTTTCTCATCATCAGACAGAAAAAGAACGCCTCTTTTTTGACCCGTTGGCTGGTCCCAGTTGGGAGCCGAATCCACGCGTTCAAGCGTATCTCGAAGCGGGACTGCGTGGTTCGTTCACACACTATTCCCCAGGTGGATATTTTCAGCGTCACACCGATAACCCAATGGATCATGATATCGCTGAAGTGATCGAGTATCTTGAAAAACAAGTTGAGAATTAAACATGGAGAATACCGTGACTGACATTACAAACGTCTCAAAGATCGGCAGGCAAGTCATTGCAGAGGTGGAGCGGGCTGTGGTCGGTAAAAGCGACCTACTCGAGATGATGATGGCGAGTGTGTTAGCGGGTGGGCACATTCTGCTTGAAGATTTTCCGGGCTTGGGTAAAACGCTTGTGGCCCGTAGCTTTGCCTCCGCGCTTGGCTTGGAGTTCAAGCGTATTCAGTTCACGCCAGACCTTTTGCCCGGTGACATCACCGGTGGATATATTTTCAACCGCACGAACAATAAGTTCGAACTGCGTAAGGGACCGGTCTTCGCCAATATTGTTTTGGCTGATGAGATCAACCGTGCGTCACCTAAAACACAGTCCGCTTTGCTGGAGGCCATGCAAGAGGGACGTGTGACCATCGAAGGCGAAACGCTCCCATTGCCTGAACCGTTCCTTGTGTTGGCCACACAAAACCCCATTGAGTATGAAGGCACGTTCCCACTCCCCGAAGCGCAACTGGATCGCTTTATGTTGAAGCTCAAGGTTGGCTACCCCAGCCTTGAAGAGGAAAAATTGATCCTGCATCGCAGACGCGAACGTAAACAAGATGAGGTCGTGTTGAGTCGCGTTACGCGTGCCAAGCAATTGTTGGAACTGCGTCGCGCTGTTGAAACTGTTCATGTGGATGCAGATCTTGAAGAATATATCGCATTGCTCATCCATGCCACGCGTACAGATCGCCGTGTGGCTGTTGGGGCAAGCCCGCGCGGCTCGCTGGCCTTCCTCAAAATGGCGCGCGCCAACGCCGCACTCGATGGCCGCGAATACATCACGCCAGACGATATCAAGCGTTTCGCAACCTCCGTGCTTTCGCATCGCATCATTCTGCAACCTGAATATTGGATGGCAAACTCGGTCACCGGCGATGTCATCCGCGATTCACTGGAGAAGACGCCGGTGCCGGTGGTTAAGTAACTCCGTGCTGAGCGGAGGGGAACGTAGTCGAGGCACATGCTGTTAGTAAAGCGCTTCGACTACAGCCTTCGCAAAGAACGCTCAGGCTTCCGCTCAGCGAGGAAATTTATGTCACGTTCATTGTTTCTTGGGATCATCATATATGTTCTGCTGGTCACCGGCATGGCAACGGTGCGCGGGGGAATGATCGCGCTTTCGTTGCCGCTGGTTGTGTATTTGCTAGCAGGTTTTTTGTTGATCCCCGATAAAGTCAAATTGGAAGCTACGCGTCATTTGAGCGCTGAACGTGTTTCGCCCAATGCTGATGTCACGGTAACTGTGACGATCACCAATCGCGGCTCTGATTTGGATGAAGTTCTCGTCGAAGATATTTTGCCCGCGGATTTGAAGATCCGCGTCGAACATAACCGACATCTGATTCGGCTTCCGAAAGATTCATCCTACACTTTTAGCTATGTGGTGTACGGTCCGCGTGGGGGATATGGGTTTGAAACAGTCAAGGCGGAGATCAAAGATATTTTGGCAGTGACCAGCCGCGAGGTCCAGATGGAGGCGAAGGGACAGTTATTTGTCTTTCCGCCGCTGACTCGTCTACGTCACGTTGCGATTCGTCCTCGCCGTACCCGAGTCTATGCAGGGACGATCCCTGCGCGGGCGGGTGGTTCCGGCACAGAGTTTTATGGAGTCCGCGAATATCAGCCGGGCGATTCGCCGCATGCGATCAATTGGCGGGCGAGCGCGCATAGTATGGACGCGTTGTATTCGAACGAGTTTCAACAGGAGCGTGTGGCGGATGTGGGGATCATCCTTGATGGCCGCGTGCGGACAAATGCGTTCACACATGGCCATTCGTTATTCGAACATTCGGTGCAGGCCGCAGCCGCATTGACGGATGCGTTGCTATTTCAGGGGAATCGTGTGGGGTTGTTGGTGTATGCAAAGTATCTGGGTTGGACATTCCCCGGTTATGGCAGGGTTCAGCGCGAGCGGATTTTACATGCGCTGGCGCATGCGAGGCCTGGCGGTAGTGAAGTATTCTCAGATCTTGAACATTTACCAGCGAGGTTTTTCCCACCAGAGTCGCAGATCATTTTGGTCTCGCCGTTATTGGATGGCGATTTGCAACCGTTGGTGCAGTTGCGCGCGCAAGGGTATCAGGTGTTGGTGGTGAGCCCAGACCATGTGAAGTTCGAGACATCCTATTTACCAAAGCATCGTAATGTAGAATTAGCTTCGCGTGTGGTTCAATTGGAACGACAGTTGATCTTGCAAAAGGCACAACGTGCGGGCATTCAGGTTTTGGATTGGGATGTGAACGAGCCGTTCGATCAGGTTGTACAGCGCAAGTTGAGTCGTCCGCCGGGCTGGTTGCGGACGGTGGGAAGATAATAAAAGCAACACGGTGGTTGAGACGCAAGCAGTCGAAACCACCATGTAAGCAAAGCAACTTCGGTTAGTGGTGGTTTCGATACCTTCGTACTCAACCACCGAATTTATGAGGTTATTGAATGACAATCGTTGCAATGGCATTAAGCATCATCATTGGAACAGCCTCGCTTGCGTATGGATATTCGCAGGCGGATTTTGGTGACCCTGCACGTTGGATCGCGCTATTGGGAATCCTTTGGCTGGCGGCGCATTGGCGTAGGGTCTATTGGTTTTCTTCTGTTGCTTTTTTTCTTATGATCGTTGCTGCGGCCTTTGGCGTTTGGCGCGAATTTTCCACAGTATGGATGTTCCTTGGTGCGCTTGGTGGTCTGCTCGGCTGGGACCTATCCGATTTTGCACGGAGGTTACGATACGCCGCCCCAACAGATAATGTTGAGGACATGGAACGACGCCATTTAACACGCGTAGGCGTTGTCGCTGTGTTGGGATTTGGGTTGTCGTACTTGAGCGCGGTGTTACAAGTCAAGCGGCTGGCGTTCGAGGTGGCCGTGGGCTTGATCCTGCTCGCAGCTTTTGGGGTGACGAGGTTGGTAGTGAGGTTGAGGAAATATTAGTGAGGAATGGGTGTGGCTTCATAAGGGGCTATTCGGGTCAATTCTAAGGATTTACTGCCCAATTCTGCTAATTGCTTTTGAATGTCCCAACGTAGGTGATTGAATGTTGGGTTTAGGGTTGCCTCCGCAATTTGTAAAAGCTGAATCGCATCATCTTTTCTGCCATCATCCAAAGCCATAAGTGCTTCAACGTAGGTTAACATGCCTCCTCGTCCCCATGTTCTTGGCATACCTTCATAGAGGTCTTGTTGCGCTAGATCTCTTTTCCCCGTTTCATAGTATATATATGCACGTAGATAATATTGCCACCCAGATAATTCGCAATCACAAATTCTCTTATCTAAAAGCGGTAACGCTTCACTGTAACGCCCCAATAAAACCAGGTATTGAATTTTCATGGTTGTCTTGATGTCCATATTCTCATTGTTGAACATGGAAGCGTTGATTGATTTGAGTGCTTCATCCAACCTTCCAAGGCATGCCAATGCTTGCGAGCGGATGTTCAAGGCACCACCAAGAGTGGTATCTCCCTGTGGTAATTTGTCGATAATTTGTTGTGAAAGTTCTAAAGCCTTCTCGCATTGATTAGAATAGATTAAATCAACAACTATCGAACGATCAGGGTACTCGGCTGATGTCCCCAATTCGTAGGCTTTGTATGCATTATCTAAGCTAAGAGCTGCTAAATACTCAGTATCAACGTTGTATTCCGTGGTGGAACTAAGTGATACATAGACGCTCCCTCGTAGTGAGTAATAATCCCCAACGTCAGGACGCAGGGCAATTGCTGTATCTATATCATGAAGTATAAACTCAAGCTTGGATCTATATGTGCCCAGACTTCCAACTGCTTTGATTATTTTATAAGCGGCGGATGCACGCTGGTAATATGCATCCGCATTTTGCGGATCTCCTGCA
Proteins encoded in this window:
- a CDS encoding MoxR family ATPase; this translates as MENTVTDITNVSKIGRQVIAEVERAVVGKSDLLEMMMASVLAGGHILLEDFPGLGKTLVARSFASALGLEFKRIQFTPDLLPGDITGGYIFNRTNNKFELRKGPVFANIVLADEINRASPKTQSALLEAMQEGRVTIEGETLPLPEPFLVLATQNPIEYEGTFPLPEAQLDRFMLKLKVGYPSLEEEKLILHRRRERKQDEVVLSRVTRAKQLLELRRAVETVHVDADLEEYIALLIHATRTDRRVAVGASPRGSLAFLKMARANAALDGREYITPDDIKRFATSVLSHRIILQPEYWMANSVTGDVIRDSLEKTPVPVVK
- a CDS encoding cyclase family protein; this translates as MTIYDISLTISPTLPTWPGDPGLELKQFESMDKGSGTNCTSISTSVHLGTHVDAPHHFLNDGRTVEQLPLEVLTGPCYVVQLPDGVEAISSDVLERVEIAPDMKRILFGTSNSHFWAKGVSEFQTDYVAISEDGAEWLVKHGVQLVGVDYLSVAPYGDSRPTHEVLLKAGVVVVEGLNLSNVMRGFYDLYCLPLKIAGSDGAPARAILIQS
- a CDS encoding DUF58 domain-containing protein; protein product: MSRSLFLGIIIYVLLVTGMATVRGGMIALSLPLVVYLLAGFLLIPDKVKLEATRHLSAERVSPNADVTVTVTITNRGSDLDEVLVEDILPADLKIRVEHNRHLIRLPKDSSYTFSYVVYGPRGGYGFETVKAEIKDILAVTSREVQMEAKGQLFVFPPLTRLRHVAIRPRRTRVYAGTIPARAGGSGTEFYGVREYQPGDSPHAINWRASAHSMDALYSNEFQQERVADVGIILDGRVRTNAFTHGHSLFEHSVQAAAALTDALLFQGNRVGLLVYAKYLGWTFPGYGRVQRERILHALAHARPGGSEVFSDLEHLPARFFPPESQIILVSPLLDGDLQPLVQLRAQGYQVLVVSPDHVKFETSYLPKHRNVELASRVVQLERQLILQKAQRAGIQVLDWDVNEPFDQVVQRKLSRPPGWLRTVGR
- a CDS encoding DUF309 domain-containing protein, with the protein product MIEKNCTIGQKSPNPSTEGDDTAIFSVIYSRPMSDCTSQLHPQAKEGLRLFNAGEYFEAHEALEDAWNAEEGTIKNLYRGLLQIAVTYLHITRGNYHGAVKVYERSKKWFTDIPFVCQGVHVGELKKDVETAIKELERLGEKRMAAFDLKLLKPVKWDEKRIFICDKCGTEMHEKNCKVSCPNCGNRFDCSDLNIYFD
- a CDS encoding DUF4129 domain-containing protein — translated: MPDGTIFLDHMRALFEKKYWVLLISILALGALTALSVSLKNVSFKDAQPIGREEADAFDASAKVAVESLPEVSLQSQVILWILIALLVVLVGVLLSPETRKKLLRLLFRIAFSYWALYFLFKRYPEALSALNLNLWGNAETRKDDALANIPPPVFTPPQQTPLLSYVMSLLIVLGALWLLWKFYRVWADLRLAKSSPLQEIARIAHSSLRDLSNGRESTDVILNCYFRMSDVVADKKSIHRMASMTPAEFAARLENSGLPGEPVQNLTRLFESVRYGSRKAGPKETNEAVACLTTILQYCGEPI